Part of the Paenibacillus aurantius genome, GCCGGATAAAGGAAAGGACCGTGTGGCTTCCGGAGTAATTCACGATCCGGTACGGATCGGTCCAGCGTTTGCCCGTCAACCGCTGGATATCCGCGATGCGGGTCAGGTCCGATTCATAAATAGTAGCCGTGGAGAGCGGAGCTTTGGTCCCTGACGGATAAAGGGTAATGGCCGTCAGGTAGTCCTTGTAGCCGGCCAGGTTGGTCATAAGCCCGAGAACGCGGTCCCGTTCCACCGGATCCTCCCCGGGCTTGGCCAAATACTGCTGAATGTCCCGCTGGCCGATCATAAAAAGCGACATGTTCTCCACATCGCTCAGAATGAACTTTAATTTGGCTTCCATTTGATGCAGGGTATCGATTCCGGCCTGCTTCGTTTTTGCCTCCGCCGCCCTCGAGGAGGTGACATAAGAGAATCCCCCCAGAAACAATAGGGGGATTAGGATCGAAACGAGCAGCAGGAAGGACAGCCGGCGCCGCAGGGAACCTGCCAGCCAACGCCACATGATGTCCTCCCCCTTCCTTTTTTACTATCCAGTATACCTCATGCCCGCCGGATCAGCCCTTGACTGCCCCTGCGGTCATCCCTTTCATGACCTGCTCCTGGAACAGAAGGTACACCACGATCGTCGGGATGACCGCGATGGACATCGCCGCAAGCGTCAGACTGTAATCCGTCTGGTAACCGTCGGCAAACGTCGCGATGCTGAGCGGGAGCGTTTTGAGAGACGACTTGCTTATGAACACGAGAGCGAATGAGAAATCGTTCCAGAAGTGCAGGAAGCTGAGAATCGTTACCGTCGACAGCGCCGGCAGGGAAATCGGCAGCATGATGCGAAGGAACACGCCCCACAAGCCGGTGCCGTCGATAAAGGCCGCCTCCTCCATTTCCTTCGGAATGGAAGCCAGGTAGGCGGTAAGCACGAAGATGGCCGTCGGCAGAGCGAACGCCACGTAGGGCAGAATGAGCGCCCAATACGTGTTCAGAAGAGACAGCTGCTTCATCAGGATGAACAGCGGCACCAGCGTACTGTGGATCGGAATAAGCATGCCGACCACGAAGAAGCCCATGATCCAAGCCTTGAAGCGGAACCGGAACCGGGCCAGCACGAAGGAGGCCAGAGCCGAGATGAACAGCGTCAGAGCAAGCGAGGTCAAGGACACGATAACGGAATTTCCGAAGGCCCTCCCCATGTGGGAGCTGGTCCAGGCTCTGGTAAAATTCTCAAACTGCCACGTTTCCGGCAGGGAGAACGGACGGTTGATGAATTCCATGTTGGTTTTGAATGCGGAGATGAACAGCCAGAAGAGGGGATACAGCGTCAGCACCCCATACACGGTAAGGCCCGTCCAAAAAATGGCTCCTCTCCATTTTCTCCCGGATCTCCCCGCTTTATGTGAAGCAGCCGGTGAATAAGCAGCGGCGGTGTTGCTCATGGGTTCCTCCCCCTTTCTAGGCGGTCTTGGTTTTGCGGCTCATCAGCCATTGGCTGACGCCGATAAAGAGCAGGCTGATGGCGATAATGGAAGTGGAAATGGCGCTTCCGTACCCGTAACGGTAGGAAGTGAAGGTCGAGTTGTACATATAGGTAGCCAGAAGCTCGGTGGAATGGGCCGGCCCGCCCTTCGTCATGATGTAGACCAGGTCGAAGGATTTCAGGCTTCCCGAGATGCAGAGGACAATGGCCACCTGCACCGTGCTCCAGATCATAGGCAGAATAATCGAAACCATTTTACGCGCCCCGGTTGCCCCGTCGATCTTGGCGGCATCGTGAATGTCACCGGGAATATTCTGAAAGGCGGAGATGAAAATAATGAGATAGAGCCCGACAAAGCTCCAAATAAGAGGCGGAATAAGCGAGAAAATCGCAATCTTGGAATCGGAAAGCCACTGAAGCTTCCAGCTGGCCAGCCCGAGACGGTCCAGAAGAAAGTTAAGAATCCCGATCTGCGGATGGTAAATGTACTGCCAGATCATGCCGATGACGACCGCGGACAAGACCATGGGCATAAACACGGCCGAGCGCAGAAAACGTTGAAGCAGGCTGTTCTTGTGCAGCAGGATGGCGAGAATCAGCGCCAGCGGAACCTGTCCGAGCACCGAAGCCAAGACGAAAATAATGTTGTTCTTGAGCGCCCGCCAGAAGATCGGATCCTTGAACACTTCCACATAGTTGTCGAAGCCTATGAATTTGGCGGCCCCGATCCCTTTCCAGTTGAAGAATCCGTAGTAAGCCGACCAGATCACCGGCACGAAAACAAACAAAGCATAGATCACGACGGACGGCAGCAGGCCGAGGACGATAAATCGCCGGATGCGCAACGTGTTCATAACCAATCACTTCCTCTGCTAATGAATCGGCCCTCCGCTCGGGAGGGCCTTGGGTTAAGCGGTCCGGCTTATTTGCCGATAGCCCCCGCCTGGGCATCCTGAATTTTCTTCGCGATCGCTTCCGGATTGCCGCCCATGAGCAGCTCCTGGAGGCTGTTGTTCGTGACCTCCACCGCGGCGGAGCTCAGCTTGGAGTCATAGACCGGGCTGATCTTCGTGTTCTTCATGAGCTCGTTCAGCTCGATGAACAAAGGATTGGCTTTGGCTTTGTCCACGTCGATTTTGTAGCTGACCAGCGTGGAGCTGTCGAGCGTCGCCTTCTGTCCGTCCGGGCCGGCCAGGGCATAGAGCAATTCCTGTGCGGCTTCCTTCTGGGCGCCCTTCACCTTCTTGCTCATGCCCATCCCCGTCCCGACCACGCCGGAGGTGCTTTGCGCGTTTCCTTTGCCGCCGTCCACGGCAGGCAGGATGGTGATGTGCGTCGTGTCGAGCACTTCCTTAGGCGCCGTCTTCACGAGGTTCGCGAGAGCCCAGCCGCCGTCCATGAACATCGCGGCTTTGCCCTGGTTGTAGAGCTGGATCATCTGGTTCTCGTCGATGCTGTTGAAGCCGTCCTGGAAGGCTTTGGACTTACCGAGATCCTGAAGCACCGTGAGGGCCTTCACGAATTCCGGATCGGTGAATTTCGCCCCGTCCTGCTTGGCGGCCTTCAGGAACCAGTCCGTCCCGGTCACGCGGTCGGCAATGGTGCTGAAGATGGTGGATTGCACGACCCAGTTGGCTTTGTTGCCGAGCGCCACGGGAATGACGTTGTTCTTGTTGAACGTATCGATGGCGGCTTTAAGCTCGTCCCATGTCTTCGGTACCTTAACCCCGTATTTGTCGAAAATGGCCTGGTTGTAATAAATGAAGGAGCTTGGAGCCAGGTTCATCGGAACGGAATACGTCTTGCCGTCCACCGTGTAGCCGTCTAGCGCGTTCGGAATGAAGTTGTTCTTCCAGTCCGGCTTGCTGTTCAGGTAATCGTCGATAGGCTGCAGCAGACCGCCGCTGACGAACTCCTTGGTCATCGCATCCGGCCACATGACGAAGAGGTCCGGCATTTCATCCGCCGCGGCTACCGTGCGGAGTCTTGTCTTCAAGCCGTCGGTCGGCAGTCCTTCCACTTCCAGGTCAACGTTGGGATGCTTGGCTTTGAAATCGTCCAGGATGCCTCTCATGGCGATCGCCTTGGCGTCTTGTCCGGTCCAGTTATGCCAGACGGTAAGCTTTACTTTCTCTCCGGCTCCGTTACCCGAAGCTCCCTGCTCCGTGTCGGCCGCTCCGCTGCCGCAGGCGGTCAGCAAGGATGCGGTAAGAAGGACGGGCGCCCCCCATTTCACCACTTTATTCATAAGGTGTAACCTCCCTGGTTAGTCTCTAGTGTTGTTTGTATGGTCTGTCTTCATTCTATCGGGAGCAACCGCTTTCGGTAAGGGGAATCCCATCTGGAGCAGGGTAGAAAAAGATCGGCTTTCCGCCCCCAGCAGGCGGATGAGAAGCTCTAAGCGGAGCTTCCGACCCGTATACGGCGCAGCTGGGGTGGGATGGGAAGCTTCTTGCACAGCAATCGCCAAAAAACCCCCATCTTGATTACAAGATGAGGGCTGTTTGACGATAGTCACCTATTTAGTTGACTGTCGCGGCAAAAATTGCTCATAAAGCTTGAGGGCAAACTGCTCATTGGCTTCCTTCGTTCTGCCTGCATTATGGGGGGTATGCACCACATTATGCCGGCCAAGCAGCGGGTCATTCAGCGGCAGGGGCTCGATATCAAAAACGTCAGCCGCTAAACTGAGCTCATCGGCAAGAACCCTTCTGCGCAGCTCCTCCATATCGCAAATCTTCGCACGGGTCGCAAGCACCACCAACGCTCCCTGCGGCACCGCGCGGATCAGCTCCGCGGTGACCAGTCCTCCCGTCTGATCGGTCAGCGGGACCATGGGAACAAAAATCTCCGCATCCCGGACCAATCGGTCCAGATGCCACTCCTTGCGGGCGCCGGCCCGGTGAAAGCACGGCTCACTTGCATAGGGATCCCACATCGCGACATCTGCACCTAGCATATGGACGAAGCTGGCGTAACGGCTTGCAATATTCCCCGCCCCAACAATCCGTATGCGCTTGCCCTCTACGGTGCCGTTGGCGAAGCGGGTATCGTCTCCGAACTGTACCCCCCTGGCCCCTGGCTTGCCCACTCCCTCCGGCGGATCATAATCCCACGGCTGCAAGCTCGTGATGATCTCATGATGAGTTTGAGGGATTCTTCGCAGTCCGCAGAGGGTAAGCGCCAGAGCAAATTCGCTGACAGATTGTCCCCAGAAGCCCTCCGTGGGCTGGCTGTAGCACCGGATCCCCCGTTCCTTCAGCCGTTCGCTCATTTGCGGTTCCGGCGTGGTGCTATACTCGGTCGTGAACACGACCTCCTCCAGCGCCGTAAGCGCCTCCAGACAAGTCAGGTCTACCCGCGCCTTCAGCGAAATGAGCCGGACTACACTGGCGGGATCCGGAATGATTTCCCCAATCCCCCTCGTTTCGTCTGCGGACAATCGGATCAGCTCCGCCTCGCCGTCCTGCACCAGCAGCTTATGGAAATGATCCGCGACGAAAGGCCACGTTCCGTCAAAATCGGGATGAACCACGATTACGCTTCTCATTTATGCTCTCCTCCTGTATACCTTCTCCAATTGGCTTCCATCTCCGCTGCTTCCCTAGCTCCGCAGAATAGATAGATCCGGTATCGAGACCGCTTGCTCTCTCCCTTTGCCAAGCTCCAGGCACCCGCTATGCATCGGCTTGGGGAAATGCCCAGCTGCCCATCCACTCTCCAGGGAGAAGGATGTTCCTCATTCTCGTCATGATCCAGGATGGCCATGCCAGCGTAATCGTCACGCCCCTCCACGCGCATGCTGACAGCCGCCCATCTGGCACGCTGACCGTCCGCTTCCTCCTTGCTCAATCCGTTGCTGCTCAAGAAGCTTCCGCCTTGGTCCTCCCGGTAAGGCATCCGAAGGAATAAGCCTCCATACGAATAGGACCCAAACGTAATGGCTTTCTCCGCTGTAAGAGTCCACTCGAGGTCAAGCTCGTATACCGTGTTCCGATCTCGCAGGCTCCAGCTCTGGCGCTCGGTAAGCAGCCGATCGCCCGCCGGTTCACACCACGCCGTCTTCACAACCCAGCCGGCTTCGTTGTCAGCCAGCTGAACATCCGAGATCCCCTCGGGGTGAAAGGTGCCGTCATTCGGCGAATTCGTTAATCCCTCTGTCCAGAAGCCCCAGTTATTGACTTGATTTAGGCCCACATACAAGCCATGCTGCCAGGGATGGTGAGCGGGCGCGTCCTCTGTGAGCACTCCTCTTCCATCCGGTGCCGCGATCGGGTGAAGGTACGGACGGCGGTTAGGATGAGCCTGCTGGGTAAGCAAAGGTGCCTCGGCCCCCCGGCGGTAAATCGAAAGCATGTGCTGCGAATGGCGGACCACGAGGTGCTGGTTCTCTACCGTCTTCCCTTGTATAGAAGTCATCAGGTTACCCCTCTCTATTATCGGAATTCCGGAAGCCTGACGGGTTCGCCGTTCCTTAAGGCCGATTCATGGGCACACAATCCCGCACAGGTCCAGTTCGCGGACGTGTAGACATCCGGGAAAGGCGCCCTATCCTCCACGATGCTCATGATAAACTCATGGGCAAGATGCGGATGGGAGCCGCCATGGCCGCTGCCCTGTTTAAAGGACAGATGCTGGTTAGTATCCGCATCATAGACCCCTTGGGTTGTGAATCGGCGGATGTTTTCCGGGAGCAGGTGCGCAAAGTCGGGAATGACAATGCGCTTCCCCTCTTCCCCATGGAAGAGAACCGGCTGCTCCCCCTCAAGCTGCTGCCATTCGAAGCTGACCTGATCGGCATACACATCGAAGCTCTCGATATATTCACGCGATGTCTCGAATAGGGAACGGGTTACCTCTACCGCGAGATCGGAATCCCGAAGCCGGAACAGCGCCGTCTCTACGGCGAAGGGCGATTGATACTTAGCAGCCAACCGCTCGGCAATCCTGCCGGAGCCGAGACAATAGACCAGCTCCGCTTCCTTATTGGCAAGAGCGAGCAGCGGACTTACGGCATGTGTGGCGTAGTGCATAGGCGGCAAGCCTTCCCAGTACCCGGGCCAGCCGGCCATTTCCTGCTGATGGGCCCCCCGCATGAACTGGATCCGTCCCAATTCCCCATGGTCGCGAAGGTGCTTAAGGAAGAGAAACTCCCTTGTATATACAGCCGTTTCCATCATCATATACTTCTTTCCTGATGCCTGCTGCGCCTCTAGGATACTCCGGCAATCCTCGATAGAGGTGGCCATGGGCACGGTACAGGCTACATGCTTGCCTGCAAGGAGCGCTGCGATCGATTGTTCAGCATGAAGGGAGATAGGCGAGTTAAGATGAACCGCATCAATGTTCGGATCCTGAAGGAGCTCTTCATAGCTTGTATAGCGGACGGGAACGCCGAAGTGCTCGCCGATCCGATGCAAGCTGTCAGCGGATCGCTGGCCTATGGCATATAGCTCGGTATGAGGATGATTCTGATAGATGGGAATGAATTCAGCTCCAAATCCGAGTCCAACAAGGGCTATTCTAATTTTATCGCTCAAGGCCTTCTACCTCCTGCAGCTGCTCTACTAGCCCCACTATAAGGCAACGGCTGCCGATTGAAAATGAGCATTCTTGCAAACATATTGAGATTTTTCACCATGGCTGTTCGTCAAAATATTTACCGTTTATAATCACAGTAATGGATTTCATTAGAAAGCGTGGGGGGTTTCTATTGCGTTTATTAGATGAGTCTCCAGGGAAGCGAACGCCGAAGCGCCATGTTGCCCTGTTGATCGAGACGTCCAATGAATACGCCCGGGGGCTGCTGCGGGGAATCCGCTCCTATATCGGTGAGCATCACTCCTGGTCTCTGTACCTGAATGAGCACAGCCGAGGACAGGGCGTCATGCCATGGGCAACGCATTGGCAAGGCGACGGGATCATCGCGCGTATTGAGAATGAAGCCGTGGCGGAATACGTACGCCAAACCGCTGTGCCAACGGTCGATCTAAGCTCACACCGTCTCCTGCCTGAGCTGCCCTGCCTGGAGACGGATGATCTGGCCATTGCGAGGATGGCCTTCTCCCATCTGCAGGAACGAGGGTTTAAGCAATTCGCCTTTTGCGGAGATCCGCGGTTCCCCTGGTCTGTCCATAGGAGAGAGCATTTTATCCAAGAGGCCCAGCGTGCGGGTTATCCTTGCTATGTCTATGAGGTGGAGGCCCAGGAGGCTTGGAATAAGGAGCATCAAGCGATGATCTCGTGGATCCGGGAATTGCCTAAGCCGGTCGGCATCTTCGTCAGTTACGACATGTTAGGACAGAAGCTGCTGGACGTATGCAGACAGGCCCGTGTGTTCGTTCCTGACCAGGCGGCGGTGATCAGCGTCGATAACGATGAGCTTCTGTGCAGCTTATCGGCTCCTCCACTCAGCAGTATTATTCCCGACACTCTGGCAACAGGTTATCAGGCAGCCGCTCTGCTGGACCGTATGATGAAGGGGGAACCCCACCAACCTGGCATCACCTCGATCCCGCCGCTGGATGTGGCGCCGCGCGTCTCTACCGATGTCACTGCCGTAAAGGACCCGCTCGTAGCGGATACGGTCCGGCTCATTCGCAGCCACCTCTACGAGAACATAAGCATGGACAAGCTGCTGACGGAACTGCCTGCCTCACGCCGATCCTTGGAAGCGCGGTTCCAGCGTGCCCTGGGCCGAACTCCGCATCGCATGCACATGGAGATGAAGATCAAGCTGATCAAGCAATTTCTAACCGACACGGACCTTACCCTCCCCTATATTGCCGAGAGGATCGGCTTTAAGCATGCGGAGTACATGAGCGTTCTGTTCAAGCGGGAAACCGGCATGACGCCAAACGATTATCGTAAGAAGGTACAGGGCGATAAATAAGTTCAGCCCTCCCTTTCCGGTCACTCGGTCGGCCATGGCGCTGAAGCTTGGTAAGGGAAATCCTACGGGAGCAGGATCGGCCGCACGCAAAAAAGCATGCCTTCCGGGTTTCCCCTTCCGGCATGCTTTAATGGGAGGACAGGACGACTACGGTTTTACCGGTTCAACAAACTCCCCACATACCGCAGCAGCTCGTTCGCGCATACCGGGCAGTAGCCGTGATTCTCGATGAGGCGGGCGGTCACTTCGTTGATCCGCTTCAACTGCCGCTCATCCGGCGTCTTCGTGGACGTAGTGATCTTCACGATGTCCTTTAGATCGGCGAACAGCTTCTTCTCGATCGCCTCCCGCAGACGCTCGTGGGTGCTGTAGTCGAACTTCTTGCCCTTGCGGGAGTACGAGGACATGCGGATGAGAATCTCTTCGCGGAAAGCCTTCTTGGCGTTCTCCGACACGCCGATCTGCTCTTCGATCGAGCGCATGAGGCGCTCATCCGGGTCCATGGTTTCGCCGGTGAGCGGGTCCTTGATTTTGCCCCAGTTGCAGTAAGCCTCAATATTGTCGAGGTAGTTCTCGAACAATGTTTTGGCCGACTCTTCGAAGGAATAGACGAAGGCCTTCTGGATTTCCTTCTTGGCGAGCTCGTCGTATTCCTTACGGGCGATAGAGATGAAATTCAAGTACCGCTCGCGCTCGTCTTTCGTGATGGACGGGTGCTGGTCAAGGCCGTCCTTGATGGCGCGGAGGACGTCCAGGGCGTTCATGCACTCCACGTCCTGGCGGATCAGGGCGCTTGAGATGCGGTTGATGACATACCGCGGGTCGATGCCCGACATGCCTTCCTCAAGGTATTCGTTCTGCATTTCCTTCAGGTCCGCTTCCTTGTAGCCCTCGATCGCTTCCCCGTCGTACATGCGCATCTTTTTGACCAGATCCATGCCCTGCTTCTTCGTTTCCTTCAGCCTCGTCAGAATGGAGAAGATGGAGGCCGCCTTAAGCGCATGCGGAGCCATATGAATGTACCCCATGTCGCTCTGCCCGATCAGCTTCGTGTAAATCTTCTCTTCGTCGGATACCTTCAGGTTGTACGGAATCGGCATAACGATCATCCGGGACTGCAGCGCTTCGTTCTTCTTGTTCGCAATAAACGACTTGTACTCGGATTCGTTCGTGTGAGCGATAATGAGCTCGTCGGCGGAAATCAGGGCAAAGCGCCCGGCCTTGAAGTTGCCTTCCTGCGTGAGAGACAGCAGGTTCCACAGAAACTTCTCGTCGCACTTCAGCATCTCCTGGAACTCCATAATCCCCCGGTTCGCCTTGTTCAGCTCCCCATCGAACCGGTAAGCGCGCGGATCGGATTCCGAGCCGAATTCGGTAATGGTCGAGAAGTCGATGCTTCCCGTCAGGTCGGCGATATCCTGGGATTTCGGGTCCGACGGGCTGAAGGTACCGATCCCGATGCGGTTCCCTTCGGAAATGACCACTCTCTCGACCGGCACGAGCTCGATCCGGTTGTCGTACTCCGTGCGGAGCCTCATCTGGCAGGAGGGGCATAGTGTTCCCTCGATCTTAACCCCGAGCTCCCGCTCGATCTCGGGACGCAGATCATCCGGAATAAGATGCAGCGGCTCCTCGTGCATCGGGCAGCCCTGGATGGCATAGACGGCCCCTTCGTCGGTACGCGAAAACTGCTCAAGCCCCCTCTTCAGCAGCGTAACAATGGTGGATTTCCCCCCGCTGACCGGACCCATCAGCAGCAGGATGCGTTTACGGACGTCCAACCGGCGTGCCGCCGAGTGGAAGTATTCTTCGACCAGCTTCTCGATGGCTCGGTCAAGCCCAAAGATTTCCTTCTCGAAGAACTTATATTTGGTTTGTCCATGTTCCTCTTCCAAGCCTTGGGAAGCGATCATCTGATAAACGCGTGAATGTGCGGTCATTGCCAAACCCGGCTGCTTTCTGACCTTCTCGATATATTCCGCAAAGGTCCCATTCCACGCCAGCCTGGCATTTTCCGACCGATGCTCGGCAATCTTCTGGAAAATGTCCATGGTAGCCTCCTCTCGTCCTGCTCAAGATAAGTCAACGTATTAATACCTATGCAGCCCGTAGGCAGATGTTGACCTTAAATCATGCCCGGGCCCTTCTTTTTCCCTTTCCGCTGTTCCCGGTTTCCCCCGAAAGCCAAGCCTGATGCGGGGTTGGGCATCCTTCAGAAAAAAGTCTTGTCTCCAACCAGGCGGACAAGCTGAGGTGCGTGCCGCCTTGTTCCCGCGGACAAGCGGGAATGCCAGACAAGCCGCTCGAGGAATACGCGGTAGGAGGACGAATCGGCGGAACCCGAAAGGCCGAGTCCCGCGAGCCAGCCCGGGAACTCCTGTTCCTGTGCTATAATGGAAGGACAAACATGACGAAAGGAGAGTCCGTAAGTGGCCATCAAGAGCGAAACCGAGCTGTACGGACCGGTGAAGGAATTTTTCGAACGGATGGGCTATGAGGTCAAGAGCGAGGTCCGGCACTGCGATCTGGTCGCTCTGCGGGGCGAGGAGGAGCCGGTGCTGGTGGAGCTGAAGCGCACCTTCACCCTTCCCCTGCTGATCCAGGGAATCGACCGGCTGAAGCAGTCCACCCGCGTCTATGTGGCCGTGGAGCAGAACGCCAAGGGACGGGCTCCTCATAACCTTAAGTGGAATGACCTTCAGCGGCTGTGCCGGATGCTCGGGCTCGGGCTGATCACCGTCCGGTTCTACACCCGCCGGAAGCCGGCCGTTGAGGTGCTGTGCGACCCGGTGCCTTATACGCCCGCCCTCCGCAAGAAGAGCACGGAACGCCTGCTGCTCGAGTTCAAGGAACGCAGCGGGGATTACAATACAGGGGGCAGCACCCGGCGCAAGCTGATGACGGCGTACCGGGAAAAAGCACTCCACTGCGCCCATCACCTGAAGGTGAACGGTCCCAGCTCCACGAAGCTTCTTCGGGAGTGGACGGGCAATCCCAAGATCACCCTCCTGCTGCAGGACAATTACTACCTTTGGTTCCGGAGGGTCAGCCGGGGAATCTATGAGCTGACGCCACTAGGAGAAGAAGCTCTGGTGCAATACGAGGAAGTGCTTAGGCAGGTGCTTCAGCGCAGAGGCGGGGTTTCCGCCCTGCCCGCCCCTCCCGCTCTTACCGAACCGGTTCTAGCGAAAAGCAAAAAAGGAAGGAATAAAAGGCTTCCTTCCCCCATAGAATAGACTTATAGATTCCCCACTGCCTTATCGGTAATTAAGTGACCGGATAAGGCACTACCGCCCATCCATCTGGCAGAGGGTTTTGTGAATCCAGATCGCAGCCAGGGCCCCTTCGCCCATGGCGATGGTGAGCTGCTCGGCATGGACGCCCAAATCTCCCGCGACCCATACGTTCGGCACGTTGGTCATCTTCGTGCGGGGATCAGCCGGAACATGCTTGTTCTCGAGCCTCTCGACGCCGAGCTGCTTGGCGAGCTCCGACTTGACCTCGTTGCCGCCGAAGGCTATGAAGCCGCGCTCCGCCTCGATCCGTTCGCCCGATTCGAGCACCGCCGCGGTGATTTCGCCGTCACCCTTGGTCTCGATTCGGCTGATCGGCTCCTCGCGGTACCCGATCCCGAGCTCCTTCAGGCGGCCGAGCGCTTCTTCGGAGACCGGCGTGCCGTCATGGTTGATGTAGGTCAGCTCGCTAGTCCGCTCCGACAGGGTAAACGCCATGTTGGCCCCGACGTCTCCGGCCCCGAGCACCACGGTCCTCCGGTGGCGGACCTCGAAGCTGTCACAGTCCGGGCAGACGTAGACCGTCCGGCCGAAGCAGGGGACGAGTCCGGGCAGTTCCGGGAACCGGTCCAGCAAGCCCGTGGCGAGCAGGAGCGTGCGGGCCGAGTAGGCGCCGCCAGAGCGGCCGGCGAGGGAGAAGCCGGTGTCCTCGCGGCTGGCGGATACGACCGTATCCTCCGCGAACTGGACCCCGAGACTGCCTGCCTGCTTGCGTCCGGTTTCCCGCAGATGCTCTCCCGAAACCCCATCCGGCCAGCCCAGCACATTGTGATAGCGGC contains:
- a CDS encoding DUF2161 domain-containing phosphodiesterase; translated protein: MAIKSETELYGPVKEFFERMGYEVKSEVRHCDLVALRGEEEPVLVELKRTFTLPLLIQGIDRLKQSTRVYVAVEQNAKGRAPHNLKWNDLQRLCRMLGLGLITVRFYTRRKPAVEVLCDPVPYTPALRKKSTERLLLEFKERSGDYNTGGSTRRKLMTAYREKALHCAHHLKVNGPSSTKLLREWTGNPKITLLLQDNYYLWFRRVSRGIYELTPLGEEALVQYEEVLRQVLQRRGGVSALPAPPALTEPVLAKSKKGRNKRLPSPIE
- a CDS encoding NAD(P)/FAD-dependent oxidoreductase, with the protein product MQYDCIIVGGGIAGLQAAVQLGRYTKHKVLVIDSGYGRSTLCRRYHNVLGWPDGVSGEHLRETGRKQAGSLGVQFAEDTVVSASREDTGFSLAGRSGGAYSARTLLLATGLLDRFPELPGLVPCFGRTVYVCPDCDSFEVRHRRTVVLGAGDVGANMAFTLSERTSELTYINHDGTPVSEEALGRLKELGIGYREEPISRIETKGDGEITAAVLESGERIEAERGFIAFGGNEVKSELAKQLGVERLENKHVPADPRTKMTNVPNVWVAGDLGVHAEQLTIAMGEGALAAIWIHKTLCQMDGR